The nucleotide sequence TCAATACTTCCACGTCCGGAAGTCATTCGGAGGTTGAGGGAGCGCTGTGAACCTATTCTGCTCTTCGGGGAGACTGAGCATGAGGCTTTCAGGAGGCTGAGGCAGTGTGAAATCACGGAACCTGAAATCAATCGGGGCTTCCGGAATGACTTCCAAGAAGCCATGGAGCAGGTTGATCAAGCATACTTGGATGAAATTCTCACGTCTCATGGAGCCGAAAGCAGCAGTTCCAGGGACAAGACATCAACAGATGACTTCCATGTGGACGATAGCGTCAGCTGGGAGACGATTCAGGAGATGGCAAAGCGCCTGGGGAGAGGCAACAAGGATCACGATATGAATGTCATCACGACCCTCCTGCAGTATCTGCTGAAGCTGTGGAACAACAATCTCAACGAATGCTCTCCAGCTGAGCGGATGTCAACGAAAATGAAGATTGCCAGGGCAACTTTCACCCAAACCCGTGTCTACATGAAGCCCCTCTTCCGGAAGCTGAAGAACAAAACCCTCCCAGAAGACATCCTGGACAGCCTCACGGACATCGCCAGGGCTGTGCTGGAGCGCAATTACATCGCTGCTAGTGATGCGTATTTGCAGATGGCCATTGGAAATGCTCCCTGGCCAATTGGAGTCACCATGGTAGGCATTCACGCACGAACAGGACGCGAGAAAATCTTCAGCAAGAATGTGGCCCATGTGCTGAACGATGAGACGCAGAGGAAGTACATCCAAGGACTCAAACGCTTGATGACCAAATGCCAGGAATTCTTCCCGACTGATCCCTCAAGATGCGTCGAATATGTCAGCAAGAAAGATTTGtgttaataaattatttctttgtgcaatttcctttttatttttctttgtttgcatGCAAATTTCATGCAAATTCGAGTTGGACCTGAAATTGGGAGATCTTTTATTACActgtgagaaatccgaaaaagttaaaataacattccgaaaatgttaattttaccctgcagtattgatccgaaaccggtgtaaatattaccctttttaggtgtattgggggttatattaaccctttttcatgttaattttactgttactgttcatgttaattttttcatgttaatgaaaaaatgttgatatataaatattgatatacagttctgtctctctatatgcacactctctatatgcacagcttttgtgtcagttgcattcaaaatcaatttgtttacattttgacaaagtaataaagacaattattttcttggtaactaatttttcttgtttttaattttcttaattttattttttctgtctcatattatatttaaaataacacgggaaattctagaacaataaaaaaatgataatttattaaaagaaagaaaaaaaccgttgggaatttcaaaaaaagttgtgcatattcagagagagaactgtcaaaaaaagtacccaaactgtgcatgtagcgagacagcactgtataaaaaaaggttaatcgcacccccgtttttatCTCAGTGTATGcagtaatttttaatcaaatttctgaaaaattcaaattttgtgtttaaaaCCCAAAATATTGGGTCATGTAAAAAGTTCTAAGgcttttaaaactttattttgaTGATGAAAATTATGATTAAGCTCAAAGGAACACGTAGAAGTTAGCCGAAATACACCCGAAAAAAGGTTTATGTCTTAGCTGACCCGAAAGGCTATAAGCCGACAATTAGTCAGTTAAATcaacatttgtcgtaactttcttttgacaacttttctgGAGactaaattttcagttcagctttattttccttaactgtgttatcacacttgcacattaaaattttaatatgattcacattaattgtcgctggtgagagtccaaatgtgtaatttgtgtgtttcaatcattttatattcaaaatttgatctattttttgataaaaaggtagacttggcccgcaaaatttgatataaattgatttatagcattaatgcgaaaaattaatgcaattttctctttaattttttaatgtgaaaaatatttatgctttaggtaaatttaaacttattttagcAGGCCaattccacttctttatcaataaatagaaaaaccccaaatattaagtgactcaaacacacaaataacatatttggacgctcacaagcgacaattaatgtgaatcacattaaaattttaatgtgcaagtgtgataacgccgtaaaatgAGCCCTAAATGCGattacttttgagtcaaaataataaaagtggtgCTAATAAATTGTAAACAAGAGGGAGAATTagggttggaagtggtgtacggttgaaaatgaagtgcttggaagtctttggaagtggatgTGCCCGATTGTAATGTCTTTTCTGactaatttcatatttttgagacTACGCTTCTTttagttaagatttttaattcgaacggtagtgtaatttgaaaagatcttttttgacaatttacaagttcggttatggcaatgaaatggagcaaatatgctcaaatttattacagcttaatttgtgttgtaatttttccgaggaaatattcagctgaaaaaaaatttgctttaatttttacaaGTATTTCAAATTCATATAGTTGCTCAGAAATAATGATATAGCTATTGCAATTgactttgaatcaatttgatatatttttttaataatttatcgtaatatgtattggatgattgcataaattcgtgggactttttcgcAAATGTAGTTATGGGGTATCCCATAGATAGAACATATCCaccttttttttgttaacgTTTTTGCATTGCTGGAAAGGTTTTAGTCGTTTTAGTGTATTACGTCTCCTCAAAAAGGTCGATTTCTGCTTTTCagaacttttacaaaatatgaGAAACAAAAGGaacatttgaattatttaatgtttgcgtaattttgaataaatctaaGTGATGGTCTTTCGTAAAAGACCATCAAGCAAGTCTTTCCTTGCTCTAAAGATGATTaaaagtggctttgaaaatttcgaaatagggatttattcttcgaaatatcaattctATTTTAAATGGTCTCTGATATTGATGGCTATATTGTGAGTATCGtagtggaagaaaatttttctataacaattgaagagattattcaaatgttggaaaataattttggagaaatttctcTATAACGAAATAACGAAAAAGGTCCTTCAAAAAATAACCAAGCTTGTTGCAAAAGTTAATTAGCAATCACTAAAAACCTTTCCCAAGAGTTCAAAAcgtttcaattttaaagaattttaaaacctgGGAGAGGATCGAgcttaataaaatgtgaagatacatctgaagtgctgaattagttgttccACTCGTACTTTTAGATTCCTACAGACTTTCCAGCACAGCGTGAATAATTGCAaacgacaatacatttttttagagattctattttccaaaagtagcttcactggtcttttaggaaaattcaaaatatgttcaTAACCCTTCGTAAAACAAAGATAATACAGTGGgtcctcgatagagtcaactaattatttccaggcctgttgactccattggattcggtgattCTATCAGAGtccggaaaaaaatcaactcaaatttatttaagctGTATTGATTTCCGAATTGttctgaaaaactaatttttatttacttacttAATTCTTCAATAACTTTTCACGAAAAGTTTAGAAACTTTGTGTTTGCAGTTTGCATTCTGATTgacatattctttttttttcaatactttttCCAGGTCTGTGAAAAGGTGGAAAAAAGCTGATTATATAAttgctctttctttgagttcaagcagtaaaaagaaaaatgtgttGAAATCAACAGAAGACATTTTGTAGATAAAAGATAATAAATATCGTTCATATCGTGCTGAGATTGTGGTTTTTCTGGAAATGCTTTTCTCTTGGCTTTTCTATTCTATCCACCGAAAAAAAAGATAGATGCATGTTCGCGGGTAAAATTTGATGGCTTTGAATGGAAAATGGTGAACAAAGCTATAA is from Phlebotomus papatasi isolate M1 chromosome 1, Ppap_2.1, whole genome shotgun sequence and encodes:
- the LOC129799037 gene encoding pre-mRNA-splicing factor 18, whose amino-acid sequence is MDILKAEIAKKRKLLEETKLLDDKRKYFKRGELLAKEKEEYFQRYGQREEQAETQSSGNCVTSTDVTSEHSILPRPEVIRRLRERCEPILLFGETEHEAFRRLRQCEITEPEINRGFRNDFQEAMEQVDQAYLDEILTSHGAESSSSRDKTSTDDFHVDDSVSWETIQEMAKRLGRGNKDHDMNVITTLLQYLLKLWNNNLNECSPAERMSTKMKIARATFTQTRVYMKPLFRKLKNKTLPEDILDSLTDIARAVLERNYIAASDAYLQMAIGNAPWPIGVTMVGIHARTGREKIFSKNVAHVLNDETQRKYIQGLKRLMTKCQEFFPTDPSRCVEYVSKKDLC